From the genome of Scytonema hofmannii PCC 7110, one region includes:
- the cas6 gene encoding CRISPR system precrRNA processing endoribonuclease RAMP protein Cas6, whose amino-acid sequence MEQEMSLQQHKFTTLHSIVIELAAADVGEIAPTLSRALHALVLKWLAAANPSVAEAIHASQSSPLTISGLLGNRRQGGVRVGDYFYFRIALLDGGLVEPLMRGFELSETQSLVLADFPFVLRNMYALPGTHHLAGAADYALLSHPAPVLTDIEMYFLSPTSFKQNQSVQTFPLPELVFNSLHRRWNVFAPEQYQLPACEWNAAVTGYELKTYALKMEGGAEVGAQGWVRYRFSCAETARIATILANFAFFAGVGRKTAMGMGQTQLGNSQFTIQNSKTQNYKKPRRKANAK is encoded by the coding sequence ATGGAGCAGGAAATGTCGTTGCAACAGCATAAGTTTACTACATTGCATTCTATTGTTATCGAACTTGCAGCAGCAGATGTAGGAGAAATTGCCCCGACTTTATCTCGTGCATTGCACGCACTGGTACTTAAATGGTTAGCAGCAGCAAATCCATCTGTTGCAGAAGCTATCCATGCAAGTCAAAGTTCGCCATTGACGATTTCCGGGCTGTTGGGAAATCGCCGTCAGGGTGGGGTGCGTGTGGGGGATTACTTTTATTTTCGGATTGCTTTATTGGATGGTGGTTTGGTTGAACCATTGATGCGGGGATTTGAACTGTCAGAAACTCAATCTTTGGTGTTAGCAGATTTCCCCTTTGTATTGCGGAATATGTACGCCTTACCTGGAACACATCACCTAGCTGGTGCGGCTGATTATGCACTGCTGTCACACCCAGCCCCAGTTTTGACTGATATCGAGATGTATTTTCTGTCTCCCACTAGCTTTAAGCAAAATCAGAGCGTGCAGACTTTTCCCTTACCTGAATTGGTGTTTAACTCACTGCATCGGCGGTGGAATGTTTTTGCACCGGAACAATACCAGCTTCCGGCTTGTGAATGGAATGCTGCAGTTACAGGTTACGAACTGAAAACCTACGCACTCAAGATGGAAGGGGGTGCGGAAGTTGGGGCGCAGGGCTGGGTACGCTACCGATTTAGTTGTGCTGAAACAGCTCGAATTGCAACGATTTTGGCTAATTTCGCCTTCTTTGCAGGTGTGGGACGTAAAACTGCCATGGGAATGGGACAGACACAGTTAGGCAATTCACAATTCACAATTCAAAATTCAAAAACTCAAAATTATAAAAAACCTCGTAGAAAGGCTAACGCGAAATGA
- the cas5d gene encoding type I-D CRISPR-associated protein Cas5/Csc1, which translates to MALYHCTLTLHDNVFFATREMGILYETEKYLHNWALSFALFSIHYIPQPYRLQGEQAQKPTYLDASAEQNLLHLNQAGIYVFPAQPINWSYQINTFKAAQVGYYGKSKQFGDKGAEKNYPINYGRAKELAVGSQYRTYIVAPENIKIPRWIRLGKWAAKIRVEVIKIPENILRSKSGDYTCLHPLNPLDLPSETRILLYNRIVMPPVSLVSQAQLRGEYVFAKKNDDVKKKDWEAFKATLTVGQYQQLPEEIYLPKVTFYGAGNVVATA; encoded by the coding sequence ATGGCTTTATATCACTGTACACTGACGCTACACGATAATGTTTTCTTCGCTACAAGGGAAATGGGAATTCTCTATGAAACTGAAAAATATTTGCATAATTGGGCGCTAAGTTTTGCACTTTTTTCCATTCATTACATTCCCCAACCCTATCGCCTGCAAGGGGAACAGGCACAAAAACCGACATATTTAGATGCAAGTGCCGAACAAAATCTTTTGCATCTCAATCAAGCTGGAATTTATGTATTCCCTGCTCAACCTATCAATTGGTCGTATCAAATTAATACCTTTAAAGCTGCTCAAGTTGGCTATTATGGTAAGTCAAAACAGTTTGGTGATAAAGGTGCTGAGAAAAATTATCCAATTAATTACGGAAGAGCTAAAGAATTAGCTGTTGGGAGTCAATATCGCACGTATATTGTTGCTCCTGAAAATATCAAAATTCCTCGTTGGATACGGTTGGGAAAATGGGCAGCAAAAATCCGAGTTGAAGTCATAAAAATTCCAGAAAATATCTTGCGAAGTAAATCTGGAGATTACACCTGTTTGCATCCTTTAAATCCCTTAGATTTACCAAGTGAAACTCGGATATTGCTGTATAACAGAATTGTTATGCCTCCTGTGAGTTTGGTAAGTCAAGCACAATTACGGGGTGAGTATGTATTTGCCAAGAAAAATGATGACGTGAAAAAGAAAGACTGGGAAGCTTTTAAGGCAACATTAACAGTAGGACAATATCAACAATTACCTGAAGAAATTTATTTACCAAAGGTCACTTTTTATGGAGCAGGAAATGTCGTTGCAACAGCATAA